From a single Streptomyces sp. NBC_01264 genomic region:
- a CDS encoding ferritin-like domain-containing protein — translation MTSTPSPAGQVLEAAQAALAAEHAAAYGYGVIGARAAAARSAEAREAYGGHLARRDALARTVRELGGSPRPSEAAYTLPFTVRTPADAERLAAGIEDRVAGAYSDLVRAAEGRLRREAADALSAAALRAARWRGVGVAFPGLTERADTPRS, via the coding sequence GTGACCTCCACGCCCTCTCCCGCCGGCCAGGTCCTGGAGGCGGCGCAGGCCGCGCTCGCCGCCGAGCACGCGGCCGCGTACGGATACGGCGTGATCGGGGCCCGGGCCGCGGCCGCCCGCTCCGCCGAGGCCCGCGAGGCGTACGGCGGCCACCTCGCGCGCCGCGACGCGCTCGCCCGCACGGTGCGTGAGCTGGGCGGTTCCCCGCGCCCCTCGGAGGCCGCGTACACGCTGCCGTTCACCGTGCGCACGCCCGCCGACGCCGAGCGGCTGGCCGCCGGGATCGAGGACCGGGTGGCGGGCGCGTACTCCGATCTGGTGCGCGCCGCCGAGGGCCGGTTGCGCCGCGAAGCGGCCGACGCGCTGAGCGCCGCGGCCCTGCGGGCGGCACGGTGGCGCGGTGTCGGCGTAGCCTTCCCTGGGCTCACGGAACGCGCGGACACACCGCGGAGCTAG
- the rimP gene encoding ribosome maturation factor RimP — protein sequence MSTTQSDRLRALLEPLVAAKGLDLEEIETSKAGKRRMLRIIVDSDEGVELDACAELSREVSDLLDETDAMGEDEYVLEVSSPGADRPLTEHRHYIRAIGRLVKFQTSDGGEVIARILYVDDEGMDLEVPGVKGRKATARRIVFTDIAKARVEIEFNRKDKKEEEA from the coding sequence ATGAGCACCACCCAGAGCGACAGGCTGCGCGCATTGCTGGAGCCGCTCGTCGCCGCCAAGGGCCTGGACCTCGAGGAGATCGAGACGTCCAAGGCGGGCAAGCGCCGGATGCTGCGCATCATCGTGGACTCCGACGAGGGCGTGGAGCTGGACGCGTGCGCCGAGCTGAGCCGCGAGGTCTCCGACCTGCTGGACGAGACCGACGCGATGGGCGAGGACGAGTACGTCCTCGAAGTCAGCTCGCCGGGCGCGGACCGCCCGCTGACCGAGCACCGTCACTACATCCGGGCGATCGGCCGCCTCGTGAAGTTCCAGACGTCGGACGGCGGGGAAGTGATCGCCCGCATCCTCTACGTCGACGACGAGGGCATGGACCTCGAGGTCCCGGGCGTGAAGGGCCGCAAGGCGACCGCCCGCCGCATCGTTTTCACCGACATCGCCAAGGCGCGTGTCGAGATCGAGTTCAACCGCAAGGACAAGAAGGAAGAGGAGGCGTAG
- the nusA gene encoding transcription termination factor NusA produces the protein MDIDMSALRGLVREKEISFDLLVEAIESALLIAYHRTEGSFRRARVVLDRTNGHVIVWATEDPRDLEEGQEAKEFDDTPSDFGRIAATTAKQVILQRLRDAEDDLTFGEFLGREGDVITGVVQQGKDPKNVLVDIGKMEAMLPVQEQVPGEEYTHGLRLKSYVVRVAKGVRGPSVTLSRTHPNLVKKLFSLEVPEIADGSVEICAIAREAGHRTKIAVRANRSGLNPKGACIGPMGSRVRNVMAELHGEKIDIVDWSDDPAEMVANALSPARVSKVEVVDWDTRSARVTVPDYQLSLAIGKEGQNARLAARLTGWRIDIRPDTEQPSDGDDRDRGERRDDRGDRGDDRRDDRRDDRRGE, from the coding sequence GTGGACATCGACATGAGTGCCCTGCGGGGTCTGGTTCGGGAGAAGGAGATTTCCTTCGACCTGCTCGTCGAAGCGATCGAGTCGGCCCTCCTCATCGCGTACCACCGCACCGAGGGAAGCTTCCGGCGCGCACGCGTCGTGCTCGACCGCACCAACGGTCACGTGATCGTGTGGGCGACCGAGGACCCGAGGGACCTGGAAGAGGGCCAGGAGGCCAAGGAGTTCGACGACACCCCGTCGGACTTCGGCCGCATCGCCGCGACGACCGCCAAGCAGGTGATCCTCCAGCGTCTGCGCGACGCCGAGGACGACCTGACCTTCGGCGAGTTCCTGGGCCGCGAGGGTGATGTCATCACCGGCGTCGTGCAGCAGGGCAAGGACCCGAAGAACGTCCTGGTCGACATCGGCAAGATGGAGGCCATGCTGCCGGTGCAGGAGCAGGTCCCCGGCGAGGAGTACACGCACGGACTGCGGCTGAAGTCGTACGTCGTGCGGGTGGCGAAGGGTGTCCGCGGTCCGTCCGTGACCCTGTCGCGCACCCACCCGAACCTGGTGAAGAAGCTGTTCTCGCTCGAGGTCCCGGAGATCGCCGACGGCAGCGTCGAGATCTGCGCGATCGCCCGTGAGGCCGGCCACCGCACCAAGATCGCCGTGCGCGCCAACCGCTCCGGCCTCAACCCGAAGGGCGCCTGCATCGGCCCGATGGGCAGCCGCGTGCGCAACGTGATGGCCGAGCTGCACGGTGAGAAGATCGACATCGTCGACTGGTCGGACGACCCGGCGGAGATGGTCGCCAACGCCCTGTCACCCGCCCGGGTGAGCAAGGTCGAGGTCGTGGACTGGGACACCCGGTCCGCGCGGGTGACCGTGCCCGACTACCAGCTGTCGCTGGCCATCGGCAAGGAGGGCCAGAACGCCCGCCTCGCCGCTCGCCTGACCGGCTGGCGCATCGACATCCGTCCCGACACCGAGCAGCCCTCGGACGGCGACGACCGCGACCGGGGCGAGCGCCGCGACGACCGGGGTGACCGGGGCGACGACCGCCGGGACGACCGGCGCGACGACCGCCGCGGGGAATAA
- a CDS encoding YlxR family protein, with protein sequence MSGRTQARACPERTCVGCRERAAKSDLLRIVAVGDKCVSDPRGTLPGRGAYVHPAVVCLDQAVRRRAFSRAFKSAGPFDTAELHNAVADEAEATP encoded by the coding sequence GTGTCTGGCCGGACGCAAGCTCGCGCATGCCCCGAACGCACCTGTGTGGGGTGTCGGGAGCGAGCGGCCAAGAGCGATCTGCTGCGCATCGTGGCGGTCGGTGACAAATGTGTCTCCGATCCTCGCGGTACGCTGCCCGGCCGGGGTGCCTACGTGCACCCCGCCGTGGTCTGCCTCGACCAGGCTGTCCGCCGTAGGGCGTTCTCCCGGGCCTTCAAGTCCGCAGGACCGTTCGACACGGCGGAATTGCACAATGCCGTGGCCGATGAGGCCGAGGCGACACCGTAA
- the infB gene encoding translation initiation factor IF-2 yields the protein MAKVRVYELAKEFGVESKVVMAKLQELGEFVRSASSTIEAPVVRKLTDALQGPGGNAGKAPAKPGAPRSAAPAKPGAPTPGPARSAAPKPGAPAPKPVVAEAPAPAAPAPVTPAATGGPRPGPKAPAAPKPAPAAPVATEFSAPPAAPAAAAPARTDRPAGPGATPGPRPAQQRPERPAAQGQSGARPGAPRPAGAAPARTERPAGPGASAPRPQGARPAGPRPGNNPFTSGGSTGMARPQAPRPAGAPRPGAPGAGDRQGGAPRPQGGPGGAPRPQGAGAGRPTPGGMPRPQGGAPRPGGAPGGNRPNPGMMPQRPAAGGPGPRPGGGPGGRGPGAGGPRPGGAGGAGRPAGGGFAGRPAGPGSRPGGGGGFGGPRPGGGGFGGGPAGAGGGGRPGFGGRPGGPNARGGTQGAFGRPGGPARRGRKSKRQRRQEYEAMQAPSVGGIMLPRGHGETVRLSRGASLTDFAEKINANPASLVAVMMNLGEMVTATQSVSDETLEMLAGEMNYVVQIVSPEEEDRELLEGFDIEFGEDEGGEEFLMPRPPVVTVMGHVDHGKTRLLDAIRKTNVVAGEAGGITQHIGAYQVSATVNDEERKITFIDTPGHEAFTAMRARGAKSTDIAILVVAANDGVMPQTIEALNHAQAAGVPIVVAVNKIDVEGADPVKVRGQLTEFGLVAEEYGGDTMFVDISAKQGLHIDSLLEAVVLTADASLDLRANPEQDAQGIAIESHLDRGRGAVATVLVQRGTLRVGDTMVVGDAYGRVRAMLDDKGNNVEEAGPATPVLVLGLTNVPGAGDNFLVVDEDRTARQIAEKRAARERNANFAKRVRRVSLEDLDSVLKAGLVQELNLIIKGDASGAVEALESSLLQLDVGEEVDIRVLHRGVGAVTESDINLAMGSDAIVIGYNVRAAGRAAQMAEREGVDVRYYSVIYQAIEEIEAALKGLLKPEYEEVELGTAEVREVFRSSKLGNIAGVLIRSGEVKRNTKARLLRDGKVIAESLNISGLRRFKDDVTEIREGFEGGINLGNFNDIKIDDVIATYEMREKPRA from the coding sequence GTGGCTAAGGTCCGGGTATACGAACTCGCCAAGGAGTTCGGAGTTGAGAGCAAGGTCGTCATGGCCAAGCTCCAGGAACTCGGTGAGTTCGTCCGTTCGGCGTCCTCGACGATCGAGGCGCCGGTCGTACGCAAGTTGACCGACGCATTGCAGGGTCCCGGCGGCAACGCCGGCAAGGCCCCTGCGAAGCCTGGCGCGCCCCGCAGCGCGGCGCCCGCCAAGCCCGGGGCCCCGACCCCGGGTCCCGCACGATCCGCTGCGCCGAAGCCCGGCGCACCGGCCCCCAAGCCGGTCGTCGCAGAGGCTCCGGCCCCCGCGGCGCCCGCCCCGGTGACCCCGGCCGCCACCGGCGGCCCGCGTCCCGGTCCGAAGGCTCCGGCCGCCCCGAAGCCCGCTCCGGCGGCTCCCGTGGCGACCGAGTTCTCCGCGCCTCCGGCGGCTCCGGCCGCCGCGGCTCCGGCGCGCACCGACCGTCCCGCCGGTCCCGGCGCGACCCCCGGTCCGCGTCCGGCGCAGCAGCGCCCCGAGCGTCCGGCGGCCCAGGGCCAGTCCGGCGCCCGTCCCGGCGCCCCGCGTCCGGCAGGTGCCGCTCCGGCGCGCACCGAGCGTCCCGCCGGTCCCGGTGCTTCGGCGCCGCGTCCGCAGGGCGCCCGTCCGGCCGGTCCCCGTCCGGGCAACAACCCCTTCACCTCTGGTGGCTCCACCGGCATGGCGCGCCCGCAGGCGCCCCGTCCGGCCGGCGCTCCCCGTCCCGGCGCCCCCGGCGCCGGTGACCGTCAGGGTGGCGCTCCCCGTCCGCAGGGCGGCCCCGGCGGCGCTCCGCGCCCGCAGGGTGCCGGTGCGGGTCGTCCGACCCCGGGCGGCATGCCCCGTCCGCAGGGCGGCGCCCCGCGTCCGGGTGGTGCCCCCGGTGGTAACCGTCCGAACCCGGGCATGATGCCGCAGCGTCCCGCTGCCGGTGGTCCCGGTCCCCGTCCCGGTGGCGGCCCCGGTGGCCGTGGTCCCGGTGCGGGCGGTCCCCGTCCCGGCGGCGCCGGTGGCGCCGGTCGTCCCGCGGGCGGCGGCTTCGCCGGTCGTCCGGCCGGTCCGGGCTCGCGTCCCGGCGGCGGTGGCGGCTTCGGTGGCCCCCGTCCCGGTGGTGGCGGCTTCGGCGGCGGTCCGGCTGGTGCCGGTGGCGGCGGTCGTCCCGGCTTCGGCGGGCGTCCCGGTGGTCCCAACGCCCGTGGTGGCACGCAGGGTGCCTTCGGCCGTCCCGGTGGTCCCGCGCGTCGTGGACGCAAGTCCAAGCGCCAGCGTCGCCAGGAGTACGAGGCCATGCAGGCCCCGTCGGTCGGCGGCATCATGCTGCCGCGTGGTCACGGCGAGACCGTTCGCCTGTCCCGCGGTGCCTCCCTCACCGACTTCGCGGAGAAGATCAACGCCAACCCGGCGTCGCTCGTCGCCGTGATGATGAACCTCGGCGAGATGGTCACCGCCACGCAGTCCGTCTCCGACGAGACCCTCGAAATGCTGGCCGGCGAGATGAACTACGTCGTTCAGATCGTCAGCCCGGAGGAAGAGGACCGCGAGCTCCTCGAGGGCTTCGACATCGAGTTCGGCGAGGACGAGGGCGGCGAGGAATTCCTCATGCCGCGTCCGCCGGTCGTGACCGTCATGGGTCACGTCGACCACGGTAAGACCCGCCTCCTCGACGCCATCCGCAAGACGAACGTCGTCGCGGGCGAGGCCGGTGGCATCACGCAGCACATCGGTGCGTACCAGGTCAGCGCCACGGTCAACGATGAAGAGCGCAAGATCACCTTCATCGACACCCCGGGTCACGAGGCGTTCACCGCCATGCGTGCCCGTGGTGCCAAGTCGACCGACATCGCGATCCTCGTGGTCGCGGCCAACGACGGCGTGATGCCGCAGACGATCGAGGCGCTCAACCACGCCCAGGCCGCCGGCGTTCCGATCGTCGTCGCGGTCAACAAGATCGACGTCGAGGGTGCCGACCCGGTCAAGGTGCGCGGTCAGCTCACCGAGTTCGGTCTGGTCGCCGAGGAGTACGGCGGCGACACGATGTTCGTCGACATCTCCGCCAAGCAGGGTCTGCACATCGACTCCCTGCTCGAGGCCGTCGTCCTCACCGCCGACGCCTCGCTCGACCTGCGCGCCAACCCGGAGCAGGACGCTCAGGGTATTGCGATCGAGTCCCACCTCGACCGCGGCCGCGGTGCCGTTGCCACTGTCCTCGTCCAGCGCGGTACCCTCCGCGTCGGCGACACGATGGTCGTGGGCGACGCCTACGGCCGCGTGCGCGCCATGCTCGACGACAAGGGCAACAACGTCGAGGAAGCGGGTCCCGCGACCCCCGTCCTGGTCCTGGGTCTCACCAACGTCCCCGGCGCCGGCGACAACTTCCTCGTCGTCGACGAGGACCGTACGGCCCGTCAGATCGCCGAGAAGCGTGCTGCGCGTGAGCGCAACGCCAACTTCGCCAAGCGCGTCCGCCGGGTGTCCCTGGAAGACCTCGACTCGGTCCTCAAGGCCGGTCTGGTCCAGGAACTCAACCTCATCATCAAGGGCGACGCGTCCGGTGCGGTGGAGGCTCTCGAGTCCTCGCTGCTCCAGCTCGACGTCGGCGAAGAGGTCGACATCCGCGTCCTGCACCGCGGTGTGGGTGCGGTCACCGAGTCCGACATCAACCTGGCGATGGGCTCCGACGCCATCGTCATCGGCTACAACGTCCGTGCGGCCGGCCGTGCCGCGCAGATGGCGGAGCGCGAGGGTGTCGACGTCCGTTACTACTCGGTGATCTACCAGGCCATCGAGGAGATCGAGGCGGCCCTGAAGGGTCTCCTCAAGCCGGAGTACGAAGAGGTCGAGCTCGGTACGGCGGAGGTCCGCGAGGTCTTCCGCTCGTCCAAGCTGGGCAACATCGCCGGTGTCCTCATCCGGTCCGGCGAGGTCAAGCGCAACACCAAGGCGCGGCTCCTGCGCGATGGCAAGGTCATCGCCGAGAGCCTCAACATCTCCGGTCTGCGCCGCTTCAAGGACGACGTCACCGAGATCCGCGAAGGCTTCGAGGGTGGTATCAACCTCGGTAACTTCAACGACATCAAGATCGACGACGTCATCGCGACGTACGAGATGCGCGAGAAGCCCCGCGCGTAA
- a CDS encoding DUF503 domain-containing protein — protein sequence MYVGTLSFDLLLGDVHSLKEKRSVVRPIVAELQRKFSVSAAEVGDQDLHRRARIGVALVSGDTGFLSDVLDRCERLVAARPEVELLSVRRRLHGDED from the coding sequence ATGTACGTGGGGACTCTGTCCTTCGATCTGCTCCTCGGCGACGTTCACTCGCTGAAGGAGAAACGCTCCGTCGTCCGGCCCATCGTGGCCGAGCTCCAGCGCAAGTTCTCTGTGAGCGCGGCTGAAGTGGGCGACCAGGACCTGCACCGCAGGGCCCGTATAGGGGTCGCTCTGGTGAGTGGGGACACGGGGTTCCTCTCGGATGTACTGGACCGCTGCGAGCGGCTGGTCGCGGCACGTCCGGAAGTGGAGCTGCTGTCGGTACGCCGGCGGCTCCACGGTGATGAAGACTGA
- the rbfA gene encoding 30S ribosome-binding factor RbfA: MADNARAKKLADLIREVVAEKLQRGVKDPRLGTHVTITDTRVTGDLREATVFYTVYGDDEARVSAAAGLESAKGVLRSAVGRAAQTKFTPTLTFVADALPETAKSIEDLLEKARTSDAQVREVSSGAKYAGDADPYKKPDEDDADDAAADAADEDGDASA; this comes from the coding sequence GTGGCCGACAATGCGCGGGCGAAGAAGCTGGCGGACCTCATCCGGGAGGTGGTGGCCGAGAAGCTGCAGCGCGGCGTCAAGGACCCCCGCCTCGGTACGCACGTGACCATCACGGACACCAGGGTCACCGGCGACCTGCGGGAGGCCACGGTCTTCTACACGGTGTACGGCGACGACGAGGCGCGGGTCAGTGCGGCTGCGGGTCTGGAGAGCGCCAAGGGCGTTCTGCGCTCCGCGGTCGGCCGGGCGGCGCAGACCAAGTTCACGCCGACCCTGACGTTCGTGGCGGACGCCCTTCCGGAGACCGCCAAGAGCATCGAGGACCTCCTGGAGAAGGCGCGGACCTCCGACGCCCAGGTGCGCGAGGTCTCCTCGGGCGCGAAGTACGCCGGCGACGCCGACCCGTACAAGAAGCCCGATGAGGACGACGCCGACGACGCTGCCGCCGACGCCGCCGACGAAGACGGGGACGCATCCGCGTAA
- the truB gene encoding tRNA pseudouridine(55) synthase TruB, with protein MSTNAGKTPDGLVIVDKPSGFTSHDVVAKMRGIAKTRRVGHAGTLDPMATGVLVLGVEKATKLLGHLALTEKEYLGTIRLGQDTLTDDAEGEIISSTDATGVTRQGVDAGIAKLSGEIMQVPSKVSAIKIKGVRSYKRARDGEDFEIPARPVTVSSFQVYDMREAEAEDGTKVVDLVVSVVCSSGTYIRALARDLGADLGVGGHLTALRRTRVGPYKIDRARTLDQLQEELTVMPIGDAAAAAFPRWELDARRASLLANGVRIDMPDEYEPGKAVAVYGPDGQLLGLVESKGGKAKSLAVFA; from the coding sequence ATGAGCACCAACGCAGGGAAGACGCCGGACGGCCTGGTCATCGTCGACAAGCCGTCCGGCTTCACTTCGCACGACGTGGTCGCCAAGATGCGGGGGATCGCCAAGACCCGCCGCGTCGGCCACGCCGGCACGCTCGACCCGATGGCGACGGGCGTGCTGGTCCTGGGCGTCGAGAAGGCCACCAAGCTCCTCGGCCACCTCGCGCTCACGGAGAAGGAGTACCTCGGCACCATCCGGCTGGGCCAGGACACCCTGACGGACGACGCCGAGGGCGAGATCATCTCGTCCACGGACGCCACCGGGGTCACCCGACAGGGCGTGGACGCGGGCATCGCCAAGCTGTCCGGCGAGATCATGCAGGTCCCGTCCAAGGTCAGCGCCATCAAGATCAAGGGCGTGCGCTCCTACAAGCGCGCACGTGACGGCGAGGACTTCGAGATCCCGGCCCGTCCGGTGACCGTCTCCTCCTTCCAGGTGTACGACATGCGGGAGGCGGAGGCCGAGGACGGCACCAAGGTCGTCGACCTCGTCGTCTCCGTGGTCTGCTCCAGCGGTACGTACATCCGCGCGCTCGCGCGGGACCTGGGCGCCGACCTCGGCGTCGGCGGGCACCTCACGGCGCTGCGGCGCACGCGGGTGGGCCCGTACAAGATCGACCGGGCGCGCACGCTCGATCAGCTCCAGGAGGAGCTGACCGTCATGCCGATCGGCGACGCGGCGGCTGCCGCGTTCCCGCGCTGGGAGCTCGACGCCCGGCGGGCGTCGCTGCTGGCGAACGGCGTGCGGATCGACATGCCGGACGAGTACGAGCCCGGCAAGGCGGTCGCGGTCTACGGGCCGGACGGGCAGCTGCTCGGGCTCGTCGAGAGCAAGGGCGGCAAGGCGAAGTCGCTCGCCGTCTTCGCCTGA